Proteins encoded together in one Salmo trutta chromosome 3, fSalTru1.1, whole genome shotgun sequence window:
- the LOC115177465 gene encoding serine/threonine-protein kinase Nek8-like isoform X1, whose protein sequence is MAYSTKTLAAGSFGKIYREKYNDTWAAIKKVPQHLINRRDLERECQVYNKAIHPNIVKLLGNPTLKDSKWIIPMEFIFGEELETTIFKSQKSKIQLTPSIKANIITGMCEGLLHLHSKDIVHQDLKPENIMVEHDTHRAVIIDMGLAKFFRNGLNSAMDMGNEAYSPPEVLQRRGHRDQRSDVWAMGKIIAELCARVRLHTPSVCPAKIQEILSLQGQQYCNAVCRMVQSDPTVRATMAGIMPEIRRAVGGGNTGEQQRGHLPTPFPHTEIKVTSPGPQAPVQHSPPLSRAECTASPRPEVKTLVRAPVRALSPSRWERAALPKTEVKTEVKTTLQPQPVQRSPSPSRWERAALPKTEVKTEVKATLQPQPVQRSPSPSRWERAALPKTEVKTEVKAPLQPQPVQRSPSPSRWERAALPKTEVKTEVKATLQPQPVQRSPSPSRWERAASPNPEVKNSPSPLPKVDQGNALVPSGMFQPSQDVMKQLLYEEALKGLPCPLPTTGKVRIRRYEQRNGEVETWEQKEVETEGGRIVKFEDVMFNNK, encoded by the exons TAAAGCGATTCATCCTAACATAGTGAAGCTTCTGGGTAATCCAACACTCAAGGACTCTAAGTGGATCATCCCCATGGAGTTCATCTTTGGAGAGGAACTGGAGACAACCATCTTCAAATCACAAAAATCTAAAATACAG TTGACTCCATCAATAAAGGCCAACATCATCACAGGCATGTGTGAAGGACTGCTTCACCTACACAGCAAAGATATCGTCCATCAGGACCTCAAGCCTGAGAACATCATG GTAGAGCATGACACTCACCGAGCTGTGATCATTGATATGGGACTGGCCAAATTCTTCCGCAATGGCCTAAATTCTGCCATGGATATGGGCAATGAGGCCTACTCTCCACCTGAGGTCCTGCAGAGGAGGGGCCACCGAGACCAGCGTTCGGACGTGTGGGCTATGGGTAAAATCATTGCTGAACTCTGTGCCAGAGTCAGGCTGCACACCCCCAGTGTCTGTCCGGCTAAGATCCAAGAGATCCTCAGTCTCCAAGGACAGCAGTACTGTAACGCTGTCTGTAGGATGGTGCAGAGCGACCCCACAGTGCGAGCCACCATGGCTGGGATCATGCCAGAGATACGAAGGGCAGTGGGAGGTGGCAACACCGGGGAGCAACAAAGAGGACATCTTCCGACACCCTTTCCTCACACTGAGATAAAAGTAACATCGCCAGGTCCTCAAGCTCCTGTACAGCATTCACCCCCTCTATCAAGAGCTGAGTGCACAGCCTCACCAAGGCCTGAGGTCAAGACGCTAGTGCGAGCTCCTGTGCGAGCGCTTTCTCCATCGAGATGGGAGCGTGCTGCCTTGCCAAAGACTGAGGTCAAGACTGAGGTCAAGACAACACTGCAACCACAACCCGTACAGCGTTCACCTTCCCCGTCAAGGTGGGAGCGTGCAGCCTTGCCAAAGACTGAGGTCAAGACTGAGGTCAAGGCAACACTGCAACCACAACCCGTACAGCGTTCACCTTCCCCGTCAAGGTGGGAGCGTGCAGCCTTGCCAAAGACTGAGGTCAAGACTGAGGTCAAGGCGCCACTGCAACCACAACCCGTACAGCGTTCACCTTCCCCGTCAAGGTGGGAGCGTGCAGCCTTGCCAAAGACTGAGGTCAAGACTGAGGTCAAGGCGACACTGCAACCACAACCCGTACAGCGTTCACCTTCCCCGTCAAGATGGGAGCGTGCAGCCTCTCCAAATCCTGAAGTCAAGAACTCACCATCTCCCCTTCCAAAGGTAGACCAGGGTAATGCACTGGTTCCATCAGGCATGTTTCAGCCCAGTCAAGATGTCATGAAACAGCTTCTCTACGAAGAGGCCTTGAAGGGTCTCCCATGCCCACTCCCAACAACGGGAAAGGTGCGAATCCGACGTTATGAGCAAAGGAATGGGGAAGTGGAGACTTGGGAGCAAAAGGAGGTGGAGACTGAAGGAGGGAGGATAGTCAAGTTTGAGGATGTGATGTTTAACAACAAGTAA
- the LOC115177465 gene encoding extensin-like isoform X2 has protein sequence MCEGLLHLHSKDIVHQDLKPENIMVEHDTHRAVIIDMGLAKFFRNGLNSAMDMGNEAYSPPEVLQRRGHRDQRSDVWAMGKIIAELCARVRLHTPSVCPAKIQEILSLQGQQYCNAVCRMVQSDPTVRATMAGIMPEIRRAVGGGNTGEQQRGHLPTPFPHTEIKVTSPGPQAPVQHSPPLSRAECTASPRPEVKTLVRAPVRALSPSRWERAALPKTEVKTEVKTTLQPQPVQRSPSPSRWERAALPKTEVKTEVKATLQPQPVQRSPSPSRWERAALPKTEVKTEVKAPLQPQPVQRSPSPSRWERAALPKTEVKTEVKATLQPQPVQRSPSPSRWERAASPNPEVKNSPSPLPKVDQGNALVPSGMFQPSQDVMKQLLYEEALKGLPCPLPTTGKVRIRRYEQRNGEVETWEQKEVETEGGRIVKFEDVMFNNK, from the exons ATGTGTGAAGGACTGCTTCACCTACACAGCAAAGATATCGTCCATCAGGACCTCAAGCCTGAGAACATCATG GTAGAGCATGACACTCACCGAGCTGTGATCATTGATATGGGACTGGCCAAATTCTTCCGCAATGGCCTAAATTCTGCCATGGATATGGGCAATGAGGCCTACTCTCCACCTGAGGTCCTGCAGAGGAGGGGCCACCGAGACCAGCGTTCGGACGTGTGGGCTATGGGTAAAATCATTGCTGAACTCTGTGCCAGAGTCAGGCTGCACACCCCCAGTGTCTGTCCGGCTAAGATCCAAGAGATCCTCAGTCTCCAAGGACAGCAGTACTGTAACGCTGTCTGTAGGATGGTGCAGAGCGACCCCACAGTGCGAGCCACCATGGCTGGGATCATGCCAGAGATACGAAGGGCAGTGGGAGGTGGCAACACCGGGGAGCAACAAAGAGGACATCTTCCGACACCCTTTCCTCACACTGAGATAAAAGTAACATCGCCAGGTCCTCAAGCTCCTGTACAGCATTCACCCCCTCTATCAAGAGCTGAGTGCACAGCCTCACCAAGGCCTGAGGTCAAGACGCTAGTGCGAGCTCCTGTGCGAGCGCTTTCTCCATCGAGATGGGAGCGTGCTGCCTTGCCAAAGACTGAGGTCAAGACTGAGGTCAAGACAACACTGCAACCACAACCCGTACAGCGTTCACCTTCCCCGTCAAGGTGGGAGCGTGCAGCCTTGCCAAAGACTGAGGTCAAGACTGAGGTCAAGGCAACACTGCAACCACAACCCGTACAGCGTTCACCTTCCCCGTCAAGGTGGGAGCGTGCAGCCTTGCCAAAGACTGAGGTCAAGACTGAGGTCAAGGCGCCACTGCAACCACAACCCGTACAGCGTTCACCTTCCCCGTCAAGGTGGGAGCGTGCAGCCTTGCCAAAGACTGAGGTCAAGACTGAGGTCAAGGCGACACTGCAACCACAACCCGTACAGCGTTCACCTTCCCCGTCAAGATGGGAGCGTGCAGCCTCTCCAAATCCTGAAGTCAAGAACTCACCATCTCCCCTTCCAAAGGTAGACCAGGGTAATGCACTGGTTCCATCAGGCATGTTTCAGCCCAGTCAAGATGTCATGAAACAGCTTCTCTACGAAGAGGCCTTGAAGGGTCTCCCATGCCCACTCCCAACAACGGGAAAGGTGCGAATCCGACGTTATGAGCAAAGGAATGGGGAAGTGGAGACTTGGGAGCAAAAGGAGGTGGAGACTGAAGGAGGGAGGATAGTCAAGTTTGAGGATGTGATGTTTAACAACAAGTAA